In Pseudophryne corroboree isolate aPseCor3 unplaced genomic scaffold, aPseCor3.hap2 scaffold_1042, whole genome shotgun sequence, the genomic window cagttaatgtacagggtcagcaggagttcgtggttgagaaggttctcgattccaggttgtcccggggtcggctctattttttggtgcattggagaggttatggtcctgaggaaaggtcgtgggtcctagatgaggaccttcatgccccaagactcaaaagggcattttttcaagaatttcctcagaaacccggatttaggggttccttgacccctcctcaaggggggggtactgttaggcgccggggtccgcgcggccgtgcggcccggcgcctagcaaccagagacgccgggcgcacagagccgctcagaccctagcaacaggaACGCCACGGTCGGACTgcattccctgttgctgggtcttaattaatcagtgcctgtgtgttctggccatgcagcatgcagctgcacggcatcatcatgtaattaccctgtctggatcaggattggagggctctcaaatataagcactcccaggacttctcacagacgccggtgatagcttcctgtttgcctgtgtctgctgcagagaaagttcccagtcccggtctatccgtttgttcctgttatcagtgatcctgtactcggaagttaccatctattcctggagtctgaccgagcacctttaacatctggtggtgttcgtgagtcgcggcgcagccgtgtgttgcggcttgtccgctataatttattattttgtttatattgtgttctggagctttgcggaggattccgcttccacaagatccactctggtgtccagcggtgccggataggagtgtcggatcagtggatctttggttgtccttttccctggcggctaatccgcacataccttttgatttagttaagttagcttgtaacccctggcttggttgcttagtcagagggccccttgttatcaccctgtctcggacttccccttgtctcccattaagacctgcgggggcatcggggttgggcagacataatccgcccttcgaacgcggctgccatgggctcaagcaaccatagtctcgcaggggatttctgataacacgggcgagacaacggagttagggcgccaggggttactaggctctccagctcccacaacctgtatatggttcctgtactcagatccctgccataagatcttctccagtctggagtacaggaatcgtaacagttttacacagaaatcacaacttgttacacaccagagaagacacacaggtgagaagccattttaatcttctcgagtatacttatcattgccatgtgttgttcttcaaggttcttatcatcTCTCCTATACTTTTTGCAATGTACATGTTACCACAgtgtgaaataatcaggtgtcatgccctcatctaccactgctatgcagatgacctgtcttttgctctgggtactgagaacccagtaccaatcctaaatgtctagctgagctccaggtgtgggtgatgccagttcgcTGTGACTCAgtgctggtgaaacaggtccttatgatagaagctcaccaacaaagggcagggctacagctcagctttgctaccagccagacttacgcttgggggttcagaattacaaaatgctggtcatgtgcagaatattagtgtcctggatggtggagtgacaccatTAGACATCCGGTATCAGCCAGAATCAGATCCTCatatgtggaccatagccagactccagcacttaattccctcagaagatctacctgatgtcgtacatgcacttgtatcatctcatatagactactgcaatgtcatctacctgggtctcccagcagaagAATTGCACCAGTTGTAgcatgtacagaatgcagcagccaggctgttacctaactagcccgttcctgccacataacacccattctctggtccctgcaccggctgcctgtaagatggtgagttAATTGGAACCGTGTCAATCATACGGTATCTAAGACTTGCGAGAGGATGTTTAAAGAGCGCAAAATGACGGGCAACGGGTTGGTCGCTTGTACCCGAAGCGATTGCGGCTCGTATGGCAGCCCGGTGGTTGCCCATGCGCTCCTTAAACTTGCTCTCGGTTTTGCCAATATAAGATAAGCCACAAGGGCAAACTATTTGGTAAATTACAAACGAGGAGTTACAAGTAAAGTGGTGTCTAATAAAGAATTGTTTACCTGATTGAGGGTGACAGAACACATCCCCCGTGAGGAGGAATTGGCAGGTAGTGCAGGTGCACTTAAAGCATCCTACCCGAGTGTTAGACAAAAAAGTAGGTTTCTTGATGGGCCGTACAGAAGTCAAAGTTTTAACTAGGGAATCTTTCAGGTTTTTTCCCCTTGAAAAACAGGGCATTAATGTATGTTCCTGTAGATTTAACTTATCATCACTTTGGATAATGGGCCATAATTTTTTTGCTTTATTAATAATTTCTGGTGAGCACACATTATATTTGCTCACCCAAGgtagtttatttttatttctgtttttctgACTTCTAGGCTCTGTTATATCATCTCTAGATAATAGTTTAGAGCGCTCCacgggttgtatatatatatatatatatatatatatataggtattgttccattaaatattaAGGACACCGTGTAAGGACATCGTGTATGGGatgaaattgttcagggtcacataagtaataattcggtggttgcgaggatattgtcacatattacgtcaacaagttattagcgataccggattcatgtatattactgtatgatactTTGGTCGGTgtgaactggtctttaggtgggagcccagaagtaacctgtaatcacatcacaagattaggtgtcgctcagtgttccagctgaccaatgacccacggtgtactgaatatgtcccgcccctggaccaatggaagaccttacattccccattgtactgttattggaacattgtataaaaggacgcacctgacccaggtttcagtcacctttctcagaggtcatcttgtaagacGACTGAGGCCTGGAATCTGGTGGCGCAGCGTATGTATGAAGGTAACTGATCCTATTGTATTGTtatagttgtattgctaattgtactCGCATTTATTTCCCGTCTGTTGTATATTATTGTACGTATTACTGTAttcttgaattgtattgtgttgctacagtgcagcattgttatCCCTTTGTGTCCGCTAGGGACTAATATATATGGTTATTGGGTTGGACCTCTAATCCTAATTTACCCATCTGTCTCGACTAAGTTATTTTGTAAATCTGGCGAAGTGTCAGGGACACTTCCGACACTATACTAAGGTTTAAGTATGTTATATTGCTGGAGCCATATATATTCACCAAGGTGTTACGAGAGCATCACACCGCTCAAAAGGTACGCTAAGTGGCGCTACACGTAGCGTAACATTGAGAAACTACGCAACTGACTTATCGTCCATcggtttattttaaaaacagtttatcacaaagttaaaaaacaacagaacatttgaatagacataatttatttaaaaccaacaaatgataaaactatttaattacacagagagacccccccccttcccccgtaatatcatccaactattcaaatgagctgtcaaaatcagaTATAGCCAAAATTAAACTGGAAATATTTtgcttttaaacaactttatttcatatctttaatacacatatttttgtctatattttaaacttaaaaaatactttactctgcacaacagcctatgggggtcattcagacccagccgcaatagtggcccgcagcagtttacccggtggtggcaaaatgcacatgcacagcggccacacagacacacacattgtggtcgcatccctgaggggtgaacgcgggcagGGTGGGACGATTTTctgggggggctgcgtgatgtcacatctgtgttcatctctgattaaccccctataagcttctagagtgcacctcatatctcatcttttccaagttactacaaatatgagatcggtagcagcactactttcaggattattacacagaacgcagaggctgacacagcaaataacagtaacacatataaGGGATTaactagaaataaggaagcatgatcatcattaagtctaattatcaaatgGTTCTGTGTGGGACCaatacacctctttactgtctccagcagcccctagTACTACACTGCAGCCACCTGCCCTGTCTaccacccactactgccactgtcctgtctcccccccactactgctacccaccttgtctccccccagtactgccatccaccctgtgtctcccccaccactgccacccaccctgtctccccccactactgctacccaccttgtctccctacctactgccacccatcctgtctcccccctactgccatccaccccgtgTCTCCCCCACCACTGACACctaccatctccccccactactgccattcaCCCCGTGtctacccccactactgccattcaccccttgtctccccccactactgccatccaccccatGACTCCActaccacccaccctgtctccctgctctgacacctcagcgctgcttggggacgtttactcacatagacactgcctacagcagcccccgctactgcactactgccacccaccctgtctccccgacaTCTAAGCACTGCTTGGGAATCTATGGTACTGctaagtccttcatcaacagatggaagaagcttgggcagtacggaggcagaagctgcttctggtaccgtggtcatgcaaggctgggagagtcagtaagattatttaaTAGCTGgtttaattcagtaaggattgcagatgctgCTATTTAGTAGAAttagcaatccttttcctagcgcgctaggggccgcccatcacagggcaaggccacccagcatgctgaccgccgcctcccccctgatgaagcagaaaatgcgattgcctcacaatttctgcttcatcgtagaagttagtgaagcctcctgctgcagctcagttgcgcccgcaggaggcccgacACATTCTTCTCGAATACAGCGGCTGCATGTCACAAAGCCACCATGATGATGTCCGTTTGTCCGCCTTTGCCCTCTGTTCGCGCTACACTGCCCCCGCACCGATTCgcacctccctggaaatggagcattgcccaccaaccctcgtgaccgcctctgcctgacaggcaatcacattttctgtggcccctccgcagaaaatgcgggcgcatgcacaggatgggtGCAGTGGATGCGCCCGCAACTTTTTCAGAATTCCatttggatcacacactgcgatccaacctgaattaggcccagtcaccatcttacaggcagccggtgcagggaccagagaatgggtgttatgtggcaggaacgggctagttaggtaacagcctggctgctgcattctgtacatgcTACAACTGGTGCAATTcttctgctgggagacccaggtagatgacattgcagtagtctatatgagatgatacaagtgcatgtacgacatcaggtagatcttctgagggaattaagtgctggagtctggctatggtccacatatGAGGATCTGATTCTGGCTGATACCGGATGTCTAatggtgtcactccaccatccaggacactaatattctgcacatgaccagcattttgtaattctgaacccccaagcgtaagtctggctggtagcaaagctgagctgtagccctgccctttgttggtgagcttctttcataaggacctgtttcaccaggactgagtcacagcgaactggcatcacccacacctggagctcagctagacatttaggattggtgctgggttctcagtacccagagcaaaagacaggtcatctgcatagcagtggtagatgagggcatgacacctgattatttcacacTGTGGTAACATGTGTATTGCAAAAAGTATAGGAgatgataagaaccttgaagaacaacacatggcaatgataagtatactccagaagattaaaatggcttctcacctgtgtgtcttctctggtgtgtaacaagttgtgatttctgtgtaaaacatttcccacactcagaacattgaaatggcttctcacctgtgtgatttctgtgatgtataacaagagctgatttgtgtgcaaaacctttcccacactcagagcatggaaatggattctcacctgtgtgactttgctgatgtctaacaagatgtgatttctgtgtaaaacatttcccacactcagagcaaaaaaatggcttctcacctgtgtgacttctgtgatgtataacaagatctgatttgtgtgcaaaacatttctcacactcagaacatgcaaatggcttctcacctgtgtgacttctctgatgtttaacaagttgtgatttccgtgtaaaacatttcccacactcagtgcaagaaattggattctcacccgtgtgacttcggttatgactaacaagatctgatttgtgtgcaaaacatttcccacactcaggacatggaaatggcctctcacctgtgtgacttcgctgatgtataacaagttttgatttctgggcaaaacatttcccacactccgagcaagaaaatgccttctcacctgtgtgacttttgttatgactaaccagatctgatttgtgtgtaaaacatttcccacactcatgacatggaaatggcttctcacctgtgtgacttcgctgatgtctaacaagttctgatttccgggcaaaacatttcccacactcagagcaagaaaatgccttctcacctgtgtgacttttgttatgactaaccagatctgatttgtgtgtaaaacatttcccacactcatgacatggaaatggcttctcagctgtgtgactttgctgatgtgcaaaaagatgtgatttctgtgcaaaacattttccacagtcagaacatggaaatggcctctcacctgtgtgaattctttgatgtctagcaagttgtgatttctgtgcaaaatatttcccacactcagaacatggaaatggtgatatacctgtgtgacttctcttatgtgcatcaagagttgatttgtatgtaaaacatttcccacactcagaacaggaatatggtttctcacctgtatgtattctcttatgtattacaagaagtgatttgtatgtaaaacatttcccacactcagaacatggaaatggagtctcacctgtgtgacttcgctgatgtttaacaagttgtgatttccgggtgaaacatttcccgcactcagaacatggaaatggcttttcactagtgtgatttcgctgatgtgtaacaagatgtgatttcagtgtaaaacatttcccacactcagaacatggtaataggttctcacctgtgtgacgtctctgatgtgtaacaagatgtgatttctctgtaaaacatttcccacactcagaacatgcaaatggcttctcacctgtgtgacttctctgatgtttaacaagttgtgatttccgtgtaaaacatttcccacactcagtgcaagaaattggattctcacccgtgtgacttcgctgatgtataacaagttttgatttctgggcaaaacatttcccacactccgagcaagaaaatggcttctcacctgtgtgacttcgctgatgtataacaagttttgatttctgggcaaaacatttcccacactccgagcaagaaaatggcttctcacctgtgtgacttcgctgatgtctaacaagttctgatttccgggcaaaacatttcccacactcagaacatggtaataggttctcacctgtgtgacgtctctgatgtgtaacaagatgtgatttctctgtaaaacatttcccacactcagaacatggaaatggcttctgacCTTTGTGACTGCACTGATGTGAAACAAGTTGTGATttgcaggtaaaacatttcccacactcagaacatatcagtggcttctcacctgccttagctgccagatgggtaataagctttgtgttctgtgtaaaacatttggcatctatagaacagggaaacactgtatctactctcagagctgtaacagatgcaccaatatcagagtgatcaggagaacatttcccaggatcagagggatcagctgatagagctggatgtataattggggtaatgggattatctcctggagaatcctgtctgctgtcattatcttttatgtcacaatccggggataacattagatgtccttctgagatattcctgcttgtgggtccatctgctggaaataaaatacattatgggaatgtgacattttctgtaacaatattaatcttgtaaacaataggagaaaatTACATTTTGGGACACTTAATAGTAAATGTGTgtattaaaacataacatttaatgaaggctttataataatgtctcctaacgttactcctggaagcattggtaaacctgtacatgtgttactcacccttatataaggtatattgctacagcagagtaggtgtggaacaaggtattttacatgcaatacaccatataatacactgcaatcatcatctgctaggttataatccattgttacacccccatcatcagtgtcttactgtACCtctactctcaatagtaataaggaagaTGTGTGTACGGTATGATATAGATAataacatatcagaatctatacagctgccgccatacttctgcttctcatatgtgtgctactggcagcagtgaacatctgagtgagagtgcagggaagacagcagagtctgatgagaaagagattggatctgcctttgcagggatgtaccacacctgtcaccccggttattatatataataaataagaggggcgtggactatccagacgtgctttctggagctctcctcactaagtggcttcttatctaccctacctaaaAGCTCTCAGccaccgctgggaccaagacccaatctattaagtcccccactcctcctgccctaaagccgctcactccgctcagtctgggcaccgttcactgctgcagcctagtgacgcagctgaagccacgggctgtattctgggactacgtgtgcccagtctttcctgcacgctccggagacctgacttggaggcgcttttgcctcaggtgggagcactggctcttccgctactgctgggggcagaacgggctgcgcacagtcaccggagcccggcagtgtattggaaagtgaggtgatgatcaagcactcttggTCCGTTGCTCTTTCTCCAAATTCCAGTAGCCGATCTGCTAAGATATCCGTGTCGAACCCCCTACCCCGGAGACGTTGGACCTCTGAccctgctaggtatgaaacatAGCTGCTGCTAGGAgagagggtggggcttgtggggctcaccggttctgtacgaatGTCTACTGGTAGGCCACCATCTTCAATGCCAACGCCCTTAGCACTCTACCTCCGCCCAGAGGGACATCTCCAAGCTCACAAGTGCAGCCCTCATGATGCTTCTggatgcgttgaaagggatatccacacccttctcctgatacacgatctacagatcgtccttagacattccgctgaaatccaccatcttgtgctttctcctgcgctgcagttactcctctattaacttggcttctccaatcaggtgaccgaaaagccacctaggattatcccaccgctatgctagcaatttctgtgaccggatgGTTCTCTATGAAAACCCTCGCCCTACCTCGCGTcccgccccagtcacagaatggatgtttaggtcacaggggatctggccaattaggggattcccacttactgtcggtaaccgcctactactgacaccacccactgcgcagtgggcgggtactacacTGTTACCACTAGACTCCTTGTTGCCATggagtctggaaccatggtactgctctgtatgcatcgacacgctaaccacacctgtgtggtgttgacgaatcactAGTGGCTGGACTAGGACTCTGCACGGTAGCTGGCGGGAggcagagcttggagacgctgagtgcaccctggacagccAGAAAACAGAACTATGTTTGGTATAGCTCTGcagatcacaagatgaagcagtcgtcttgaggcagatgtttattcacccagtcttaaaaaagacttccctattgctaggggcaacaagaatacagcaagatgtttacagcagagtgaaaatggtataatacctctggatgctcataggcctcctctttttatcttactctaatatacataccacagggggtaagtccaccaTGCTATTCTCAACCATTGTTTAtccatgtgatgtgcatgccttgg contains:
- the LOC134988309 gene encoding oocyte zinc finger protein XlCOF6-like, translating into MKAEDIEGEEEMYVRGDQQCKEEEIPTDISTDGPTSRNISEGHLMLSPDCDIKDNDSRQDSPGDNPITPIIHPALSADPSDPGKCSPDHSDIGASVTALRVDTVFPCSIDAKCFTQNTKLITHLAAKAGEKPLICSECGKCFTCKSQLVSHQCSHKGQKPFPCSECGKCFTEKSHLVTHQRRHTGENLLPCSECGKCFARKSELVRHQRSHTGEKPFSCSECGKCFAQKSKLVIHQRSHTGEKPFSCSECGKCFAQKSKLVIHQRSHTGENPISCTECGKCFTRKSQLVKHQRSHTGEKPFACSECGKCFTEKSHLVTHQRRHTGENLLPCSECGKCFTLKSHLVTHQRNHTSEKPFPCSECGKCFTRKSQLVKHQRSHTGETPFPCSECGKCFTYKSLLVIHKRIHTGEKPYSCSECGKCFTYKSTLDAHKRSHTGISPFPCSECGKYFAQKSQLARHQRIHTGERPFPCSDCGKCFAQKSHLFAHQQSHTAEKPFPCHECGKCFTHKSDLVSHNKSHTGEKAFSCSECGKCFARKSELVRHQRSHTGEKPFPCHECGKCFTHKSDLVSHNKSHTGEKAFSCSECGKCFAQKSKLVIHQRSHTGERPFPCPECGKCFAHKSDLVSHNRSHTGENPISCTECGKCFTRKSQLVKHQRSHTGEKPFACSECEKCFAHKSDLVIHHRSHTGEKPFFCSECGKCFTQKSHLVRHQQSHTGENPFPCSECGKGFAHKSALVIHHRNHTGEKPFQCSECGKCFTQKSQLVTHQRRHTGEKPF